The Halomicronema hongdechloris C2206 genome includes a window with the following:
- the pds gene encoding 15-cis-phytoene desaturase, whose translation MRVAIAGAGLAGLSCAKYLVDAGHRPIVLERRDVLGGKVAAWQDEDGDWYETGLHIFFGAYPNILQLMAELGIDNRLQWKDHTMIFNRPEVPGTYSRFDFPKLPAPFNGIAAILRNNDMLTWAEKIRFGLGLLPAMAKGQRYVEVMDQYTWTQWLQRQTIPERVNDEVFIAMAKALNFIGPDDISATVVLTALNRFLQETNGSRMAFLDGAPPERLCQPMVDYITAKGGEVRLEAPLKEILLDPDNRVRGYLMRGLHGEPDAVLTADAYVSAMPVDPFKAMVPEPWRQIPFFQKLNGLAGVPVINLHLWFDRKLTDIDHLLFSRSQLLSVYADMSNTCRAYADTERSMLELILAPAEEWIHRSDDDIIAATMAELENLFPDQIPQPAKLLKAKVVKTPRSVYKATAGRQSHRPTQRTPIDNFYLTGDYTMQRYLASMEGAVLSGKLTAQAIARDQEVLLDDAPTHQLQAADAPS comes from the coding sequence ATGCGGGTTGCGATCGCAGGGGCCGGTCTGGCCGGATTATCATGCGCCAAATATCTAGTGGACGCCGGTCATAGGCCGATTGTGCTAGAGCGGCGGGATGTGCTGGGGGGCAAAGTCGCAGCCTGGCAAGATGAAGACGGCGACTGGTATGAAACGGGGCTGCATATTTTCTTCGGAGCTTACCCCAACATATTGCAGCTGATGGCCGAGCTGGGCATTGATAATCGGTTGCAGTGGAAAGATCACACCATGATCTTTAACCGACCCGAGGTACCAGGCACCTATTCACGCTTTGATTTCCCTAAGTTGCCGGCCCCCTTCAACGGCATAGCGGCTATTCTGCGCAACAATGACATGCTGACTTGGGCAGAGAAAATCCGCTTTGGCCTGGGGCTACTGCCAGCCATGGCTAAGGGCCAGCGCTATGTCGAAGTCATGGATCAATATACCTGGACCCAGTGGCTTCAGCGTCAGACTATTCCGGAGCGCGTCAATGACGAAGTCTTTATTGCCATGGCCAAGGCCCTCAACTTCATTGGCCCCGATGATATTTCGGCCACGGTGGTATTGACTGCCCTGAATCGTTTTCTTCAAGAAACCAATGGGTCTCGCATGGCGTTCTTGGACGGGGCCCCACCGGAGCGCCTGTGCCAACCCATGGTTGACTACATCACAGCCAAGGGTGGAGAGGTACGCTTAGAGGCTCCTCTCAAGGAAATTTTGCTAGATCCGGATAACCGCGTACGGGGATATTTGATGCGGGGATTGCATGGGGAGCCAGATGCTGTCTTAACCGCAGATGCCTACGTATCCGCCATGCCGGTAGACCCGTTCAAGGCCATGGTGCCGGAGCCATGGCGACAGATACCCTTCTTCCAAAAATTGAATGGACTGGCGGGAGTGCCTGTCATTAATCTGCATCTCTGGTTCGATCGAAAACTGACCGATATCGATCACCTGCTATTCTCTCGCTCACAGCTCTTGAGTGTTTATGCTGACATGAGCAATACCTGTCGGGCCTATGCCGATACTGAGCGGTCTATGCTGGAGTTGATCCTGGCGCCGGCTGAGGAGTGGATTCATCGCTCCGACGACGACATCATCGCCGCCACCATGGCTGAGTTAGAAAACCTCTTTCCGGATCAGATTCCGCAACCGGCTAAACTACTGAAGGCTAAGGTGGTGAAAACCCCGCGGTCAGTCTATAAGGCCACGGCTGGTCGTCAGAGTCATCGACCGACCCAGCGCACTCCCATTGACAATTTCTACCTCACCGGAGATTACACTATGCAGCGATATCTCGCCAGCATGGAGGGAGCTGTCCTGTCTGGTAAGTTGACTGCTCAAGCAATTGCTCGAGACCAGGAAGTGTTGCTAGATGACGCGCCCACTCACCAACTGCAAGCTGCCGACGCCCCTAGTTAG
- the glyA gene encoding serine hydroxymethyltransferase yields the protein MSHTNFDFLTQSDPTAAAIIQRELQRQRDHLELIASENFTSAAVLAAQGSVLTNKYAEGLPKKRYYGGCEFIDEAEQLAIDRVKQLFGATHANVQPHSGAQANFAVFLALLQPRDTIMGMDLSHGGHLTHGSPVNVSGKWFEVRHYGVDPDTEQLDYDQILEAARQHRPKLIICGYSAYPRTIHFDRFRQIADEVGAYLMADIAHIAGLVATGDHPSPLPHCDVVTTTTHKTLRGPRGGLILTRDPDLGKKFDKAVFPGSQGGPLEHAIIAKAVAFGEALRPDFKAYSAQVIANAQAMADQLTNRGIKIVSGGTDNHLLLLDLRSIGMTGKQADKLVSDVNITANKNTVPFDPESPFVTSGLRLGSPAMTTRGLGTSEFREIADIIADRLLHPEDDAIKQSCRQRVATLCERFPLYSHLAGPVAAMA from the coding sequence GTGTCGCATACTAATTTCGATTTTCTCACTCAGTCCGATCCCACTGCTGCTGCCATCATTCAGCGAGAGCTACAACGTCAGCGAGATCATCTAGAGCTAATCGCCAGCGAAAACTTCACCTCAGCGGCAGTTCTCGCCGCCCAGGGATCGGTCTTGACCAATAAATACGCCGAAGGGCTGCCCAAGAAACGCTACTACGGTGGGTGCGAGTTCATCGACGAAGCTGAGCAACTCGCCATTGACCGGGTAAAGCAACTGTTTGGGGCCACCCACGCCAACGTCCAACCCCATTCTGGGGCCCAGGCTAACTTCGCCGTATTCTTGGCTCTCCTGCAGCCAAGAGACACCATCATGGGCATGGATTTATCCCACGGTGGCCACTTGACCCACGGGTCTCCCGTCAATGTGTCCGGCAAGTGGTTTGAAGTGCGCCACTACGGGGTTGACCCCGACACCGAACAACTTGACTACGACCAAATTCTAGAGGCGGCGCGGCAACATCGCCCCAAACTGATCATCTGCGGCTATTCGGCTTATCCTCGCACCATTCATTTCGATCGCTTTCGACAGATTGCCGATGAGGTCGGAGCTTATCTAATGGCCGATATCGCCCACATCGCTGGCTTAGTCGCCACGGGGGATCATCCCTCTCCTCTGCCCCACTGCGATGTGGTCACCACCACTACCCACAAGACCTTACGAGGTCCCCGGGGTGGCCTCATTCTGACCCGGGATCCCGACTTGGGTAAGAAGTTTGACAAGGCAGTCTTCCCCGGTAGTCAGGGCGGCCCCTTGGAACATGCGATCATCGCCAAGGCCGTCGCCTTCGGGGAAGCCCTACGACCTGACTTCAAAGCCTATTCTGCTCAGGTTATCGCCAATGCCCAAGCGATGGCAGATCAGCTAACTAATCGAGGTATCAAGATTGTCTCTGGCGGTACCGACAACCATTTATTGCTGCTCGATCTCCGCTCCATTGGCATGACTGGCAAGCAAGCCGACAAACTGGTGAGTGACGTTAATATCACAGCCAATAAAAATACGGTGCCCTTCGATCCAGAGTCTCCCTTCGTCACCAGTGGTCTGCGGCTGGGGTCTCCAGCCATGACTACTCGTGGTTTAGGCACATCAGAATTCCGCGAGATCGCCGACATCATCGCCGACCGACTCCTCCATCCCGAGGATGATGCCATCAAGCAAAGCTGTCGCCAGCGGGTAGCGACTCTCTGTGAACGGTTTCCGCTATATTCTCACCTAGCTGGCCCCGTAGCAGCTATGGCCTAA